In the Pelmatolapia mariae isolate MD_Pm_ZW linkage group LG10_11, Pm_UMD_F_2, whole genome shotgun sequence genome, gacgtaaaacgtacagcttattgcaccagcatgcatctgctcttatataactatcattagcttacagcttgaagtgtttaaggtatgtgctaactaaaaataaagacaagatgatagtttattacattttaatgaaatttgcagattgtttcggtggagtttaataaactcagccgtctgctccttgctatctaaaatataacaggacaccggagtatattctcgagcatctcacacttctgataatcagttgtctgcttgacgtttattcagctgtgtaaaaactctaactttaatctcagccaaaccgatttactcaggaacaaatacaatactgaaaaaagccaaacaataacatttttaagttatctaagtgacttatatatcatgtttaatctgagtagcgaaagatggcggggggtttgaaaacgatttgccgggagtccggtgttctcaacggctctagtgagccttcaaccccggctagctattgagctggtgggtaacagacgtctccgaaaacgtcggagtgcttttgaaaatatgtggtgtcttgataaactgagcaaatatttgaagtttacacagctacattctcgcctgaaaatatgttaaacgtttattttgtgacacagaaagaataataagagtaatattaaaactaactagctgccgccattgatggaaactgagcagggccacgctatgaattctgggataggttgggccacgaagtatacacccgacccatccttcaaatctgggggaatgaagggcgcatttgtcggccgcgtTTGTCGGaatcttcgaatttggacagtcttTGTCGTGCCACTGTAAAGTAattggcctacaaatgcgggcacaggaggatgcggttcctgaatttggacacagctacgttaccggacacagcttcttcttcttcagggtttaacggcagctggcatccttgtacgtgcagtgctgccatcttctgtttcagtccgttattacacgcttaaatcctactacttattcctgcgtcttttgggatcttacaaagcttcaaacaacgcgtcgacgattttgatagccgacataatcgtgactagtcgactaatcgtggcagccctagttgcAATGGCCCAAAGTCCAGAGCTCAAcatgattgaaatgctgtggcacaACTTCAAGAGAGCTGTGCTTAAATGAATGCCCACAAACCTTAAATAAACCGGAGCCACATTGTAATAAAGATTGTGCTGAAATTTCTCCACAataatgtgagagactgatgagCGCATACTGATGATTACTTAAAGTTATTACTGTTAAAGGTGGCAccacaagctactgaatcatgttGTGTACTCAGTTTTACATTTGACTGTACGTTTACAATAAACGCCGACTCTCATGTTTTCTTGCACTATGTAAAAGAGATTGCAATGCGAAAACTGTTACTGAAGTTGTGAATTCTTACAGAACACGTGGTAAAATATAGCAAGAAGTGGCTAGTGTCTAAGTAGTGTAGGTTAAAAGTAATGCAAAATGTCTTTGTTGTTTCACCACTGGTGGAAAGAAGTCACTTTACTaaagtaatcagtaaaaatAACATATAATCCGTGTCATGTAAGGCTTTAAGAAGTCAAAACAACCAAtttttacacacagacacacctgcTCTTAACCAGAACCAAGAAATCTGCTCTGTGATGTGGTTTTTCGTGGAACACTGCCACACGTCTCTCTCTCTACATCTTCCTGAGTAACTGTTGTTATTAGAGAGACGCACATGCTGCATTCATAATGTAAAACACACGAGATTCTTCACGAACTGCTGCATGTTAGGGTTAAGGGTTAGATAAAAATCTGCCTAGTTTCATACAGTGCACCTGTAAGCATAGACActaaaaatgcttaaaaaataaCTTTGTCTTCCGTAGCAATTATGAGTCTAATAATAAAGGAATTGGCCTTTATGCAGCAATTCTAGTTGTGCTGCAGTCCACAAGAACTACATACCGGTAAGTCATTACAAATTGTAAAATGTTGAATGTATTTAATAGTTTGCTCAGTAGCTGTGAAATGCTAAGCTTGATTTGTTAATTGATTCTTTTCCTAATACCAGTAgaaaccttcacttttccagTCTAACAGCAGTAGTTGTGTATTGGTCACATTTCAACTAAATGTTTCCATTTATAAGAAGTATTCACTTTAGGTATAAATGCCATATTTATTAAAAGTAAAGGCTACTTAAAGTCAGGTTGGTGGGTTGTGTCATCCTCACTATAGTCTGTGTATTGCTGCAGTTTAATTTGAGGCTGGGATTTAAGCATGTACAAATTCACCTCAATAGATTAAAGGACTGTTATAGAAGGGGCATAAGtgaattttaaatacatttatagaCTGTGTAGTAATGCTATGACTTTCACCCCTGtttgattttgtgttttcagcTGTAGGAACTTCTTGGCTGAACACCGATGAGGAATCTTGCTTAGGTGAAGGAGCGCAGTAAAGGAAACAAGAAGTCGTCATTTGAACTGCTTCTcaataaaaactattctaagCAAGTTTTAAAATTAGGTGGATCTTATCTACCTGCCAAAAGACACGTTTTACCGTCTGATCATCAGATTGTCGTCTCGGCTACCCCTCTCAGTTTGGAAGTAGTGCGTGGGCAGTGGATGATCAACAGAGAGTAGCAGCACCAGACCTAAACAATCTGGAGAGACGAACTTTTAGTTTTAAGCTATCATTTAAGTATTTCTTGAAAAAGAAGTCGTAGGTTAGTTTCACCCTTAGGGTTAAGTTTGTCTTTCACCAGTCAGTGGTGGGATCATTTTCGCCGCCCCTAGTGCTGGAGGTTTGGCACCTGCATCCCCATGTGCCAGTGAGTGGGAAATGTTCCAATTTGGAAAATACAATCTGGACATTATAGAGATGTTAAGTGGGCACCAGGCCCACCAATTCAAAGGCCTTGGTTTAGATCGGCAACTACAGCATCAGCAGCAAGTGCAGCTTCACCAGCATcaactccagcagcagcagcagcagcaggctgagTCCCCTGGAGCTCTTCTGTCTGGACTTGGCTTGGGCCCCCTGCAGGGGTCTAGAGGTAACGCCTTTTCTGATTCTGCCTCCATTTTTGCCAAGATGAGTGCCCCTCCTCCCCCACCTTTACAACAACAGCCTTCCTCATCTCAGAGCTCTCGTTCAAAGTCAAGCAagatgagcagcagcagctcaagcCATTCTTCAGGCTATCCACAGTTCCTGCGCTCTTTCCACCCGTCTGAGGCAGCACTAGCACAGGAGCAGTTACACCCAGGTGTAGGCCGCTTTGAGCACTTTGCTGGGGGAAGTAGCAGTAGTGGGAGCGCTGGGGGATTAGGAGGATTAGTAACATCAGCACCTCCACCCCCCCCTCCTCTGCATCCCGGCCTCTCTGTCCCCCAGGCATCACCTGgcccctcctcttcttctccttccccTTCAACCTCTGTGGCAACCTCTAATAACCCTTCTAGCAGCAGTGCAGTCAGCTCATTGGGACACCAGTTGGTTGGGGCCCAGTCTGATGCACGGAGCCTTCATCAACAGTTTAGTTGCATGTTAGCTGCTAAtcagtattttctttctggGGTGCCTGCTAATGCTAGTTTAGAGCAGTTTCTTGTTCAACAGGGAACTCATAACCATTTAGGGATTGGCTTAAGTCAGACAGGCGGGGAGCCTAGTACTAGCCTTGCTCCGCCTCCTGCTTTGCACTCTTCTCACACTCATGGCCACTCTACTCCCCAGCCACAGCAGACTCCACAGCAACcaccccagcagcagcagcttccacCGCACACCCTTTCTCATCCTCACTCTCATTCTCATCCTCACCACCCTCTCCACCCAGGCTCTCAGCCCTCATCGCTGGGCGGCTTTGACTTCCAGGGCATTCCTGTACTCTCGTCAAATCAGATAGCTTCTCTGATGCAGCAGGAAGCAGGTTTGCCCCTACCTTTGCCGCTTCATTTATCCTTGTCTAAGGATGACGGTAAAGGGGAAAGCAGCGGAGGTGGAAGTAGTaatagcagcagcagtagcagtagGAGGAAGAAAGCTATGGCTGGCTATTTGCCACAGAGAAAATCTGACAACAGTAGTAGCAGTAGCAACCATGGGCACAGTAGCCACAGTGGTAATCCCAGCACTAGTAGTAACGGGGGGCTAAATCATGGTCAGCCGCCAGCTTTAATTGGGAGCGGGGTGGGTATGTCAAACATGGGTGGAGAACCGTCATCCCTGCTTGCctcatcatcttcatcctcatcagtagtttcttcttcctcctcctctgctccctCTTCCACTGCTGCCTCAGTACTGGTTACTAATGATTCTCACCTTTCTAAATCTGATAACCAGAGCTCAATGCAACCCAACACCACAGAGTCTGACACAGAGCCAGTTTATAGCTGTGGAGAGTGTGGCAAAAGCTTCCCTCAACTTTCAAGCCTTCGCAGGCATATGCGCATGCATGAGCCAACCGCAGCAGGTACTAGCAATACTGCCACTACTGGCCCAAACCCTGTTCACATAAAAACACAGTCTGATCCAAGCCTTCCCCATTCGACCCAAGAACCTCCCCAACCCTCTTCCAATTCTTGTTCTAGCCCAGACAAAATATTTCATTGCCCTGATTGTGGCAAAGGCTTTAAGAAAAAAGGGCATCTCCTGCAACATGGTGTTATACACTCGTCAGCCCGCCCATATGGCTGCTCCACCTGCTCTCGGGCTTTTAATCGTAGAGAGTCACTGACACGGCATGAGAAGATACATGAGGAAAAGCCATTCCGATGTCCCGCCTGTGGTCGTGCCTTCCGTGAGAGCACCTCTCTACTCAACCATGCTGCCTCAGGCACCTGCGGCAAGCCAGGTAGGGGACCCAAACAACGGGGCAGCAAGACAGGAACTGATGGTGAGGACAGAGTCGAGGGAGGGGGTGGAGGAGGTAATGGAGGAGGGGGAACTTATCAAAGCAATAGAGGGGTTATTTATGGGAAAACTGAGGAAGAGGATGGTGTAATCATTGTGAGGGAAGGAGAACCAAAATCAGGTTTAGGATGTGATGGTCTGTTTCATTCTGGAAGGGGAGGGAATTCAAATGACAGGGACAGAGCAGATGGTAAATACCCCACTGACTACTCTCGGAATCGTTACACAGGCTACCATGATGACCACCGTTCTCAAGGTAATCCATCTCCATGCTACTCTGGTGCCTCCCCATGTGGAAGTGGGATGGCGGGCCCAGCTCTGAGAAAGGCACCCCTGGCGCCAACACTGCATCCACATTCACAGACCCACAACCAGCACCACCATCCGCAGCAACAGCCCCACCTGCCCCTCTCTTCTCTACTGGATGACTCAGAAGATGATGTCACTAGCTCTGTGAATAATGCAATCTCTGCTATAACAGCAGCTAGTAACAGTGGAAATAGAGGGGATGACAGGGGAGACATCATAGGAGGTCTGCTAGGTGGTCTTGGTTTAGGACCTCTGGGCTCACCTTCATCCACGTCTGGTATGGATAAGAATTTCAGAGGTGGTGGGAGTCAAGAGGCTATGAGCAGCAACCCGCAGAATCCTACTGCCAAACCAAAACGTCCCCGCAAACCAAGAGCTAAGAAAGATCCTGCAGCTGGCGGACAGCCCCCCAAACGTAGGCAGTACACCCCCAGAATGGGGCCCAGCGGGCTCCCACGCACTCACCTCTGTAGTGTCTGTGGTAAGGGATTTGCACGCCGCGAGACCCTGCGCAGGCACGATCGCATCCACACCGGAGAGAAGCCCCATCACTGCACTGTTTGTGGGAAGTATTTCAGAGAAGCTTTCCACCTCAGCAAACATCAAACAGTCCACTCCGGGGCAAAGAATTACAAATGCAGCATCTGTGGGAAAGAGTTTGGTTACTCCCAGAGCCTCAGGAGGCACAGTAAACTCCACCAGAAAGGGGAGATGGAAGAGGTGCCCACCACACCGGCTCCAGAGAACCTTAACAGCTTTAACCCAAATCCTCAATGTAGCGTGGCCCAAGACCGGAGCCAGAACCAAGCACCAAGCACCTCCTCCTATTATCCCTACTCCCAAGACGTCAAGCCTCAAGACACCAACCCCCAGCCGCAGCCTCCTCCCCCACCCCAGCCACAGCCCCCGCCGCCGCCTCGACTCTACACCTGCGCTATATGCTGGAAGTCGTTCCGTCACCACTTTCACTTGACTGCCCATCACCAGACGGTCCATGAAGGTGGGGGTGAAAAGCTCTTCTGCTGTGAGGTGTGTGGGAAAGCGTTTGCTTACTCTAACAGCCTCACTCGACACAGGCAGTCTCAGCATGGCatgacccgccctgaacagtcTAACCCACAAGAAGGCAACAGTGGGTCTGGAGACAACCGAGGTGGGAGTGATGTTAATCAGTCAACCTCTGAGAGTGAGGCTGCCACGAATGCACTGCTTCAGATGGCACCTTCTAACGAAGGCCACGGAGGGCAAAGTCTAAGTGTTGTCACTCATAGCCACCAACAAGCACCCCCACAGCCACCAGTTGGTTATTCTCCCCTCTTTTATGATGCTGCAGCTACTCAGTCTTCTGCCTCTGCGGCCCCAGCTTACTCTCAGCCACTTCCTCCCAACTCTACAGTCATGCCCCCGCAACACCCGCATTCTCCAGCCGGAGTTAAAGGAGAGCACATATATCCAGCTGGATCCCGTAGCCGAACTCTTCACACCACGGCCCCGTTCCAGCCCCTCACGGAACTGCCCTCCACTGAACATCATCATCtgcatcaccatcatcatcactcCCACCATCATCCCCATCATCAGTCAGGCACCCAGCCCCACCAAACCCTCGACTGCGACGTCCAGTCGTCACACGATGACATGAGACgacacaagaagaaaaaaaaaaagtccaacagGAGAGATTGGAAGGGAAATAAATGGGAATCTCAAGATTTAGTCAGATTTGATGGAATCAAACGAAAGAGAAAGATCAGTTGTACAATAAGAGGGCAGTTGAATAAAAAACAAGGCTCTCTTCGTTTGACAATTAGGCGAGGAGGAGGATCAGGTGGTGGTGGATATAAGCTTGTCAACACTGGTGGAATGAAAGTGCAGATCCTGTCATCTCTCAAAGTTCCTGTGAAACGTTTTGGCTGTCCAATATGCCCCAATTCTGTGTTTTCCCGTAAAGCGGGGCTGCTTGTCCACATGGCAGTTAAACACCCACAAAAAGCCTTGAGCACTCAGGAGCGACTTAGGTGCAGTGTGTGTGGGAAGCAGTCTCACAGGCCTTTGGCAGTCTTCATTCATCGGGCCTCCCATCGTGCCAGAGGGACTTTCTCCTGCCGACGCTGCTCCGCTCGCTTTTGGAACGCTACCCTTCTTCACAGGCACAAAGTGTCCTGCCGCCGCAGGGCTAAAGGACTGCAGAGGGGAGATGCTAAGAGGCTGAAGCTTTCAAAAAGACCGGGAGAAAGACAGACCCGTGAGGGTCATGAGGAGATGCCATTCCTACAGGGACCATACAGATACTGAGCTTCCTGGTTTCTGAAGAGAGTGGCATACAAGAGGGATGTTTCAGTTCTAAAATAGgaagtgagagaaaaaaaaaagggacttGAAAAGGCATCTGCTGCCTTAAGGAAAATTTGCCTCGTGTCTCTGTTGCATCTACTCTGCTGACTATTAGAATGAGTGTGTTAACAACTACTGTAGAGTGTCCTATAAAATATCTCCAGAAATTCTTCCAGATTATGTTGGAAGGTGTTTTCAAAGACGTGACTGTTTCCATAGGATCATTAATTAACCCCTTAAGTGCATTGACACTATGCTTGGCTGACACTGTGCAGTTACTAGACAAGTTTAGGTGAAATGACCTGCTAATGTATCTCTTACCCATAACTAGAAGCCCCGCTACACCTCTTGCTGTATGATAAACGTCTCTGCTGTGTATTTTGTCTTGTTGTTGTTCAATTAGAGGCTctgaggatttttttaaaaatgtaaagtgCATTTATTAGGAGTAGGGACACGGGGACAAAGACCTTTGTTGATAGTTTGTCAGTGCATGTTTGTTCTCTGGTCAAGTTTTTTGCTGAGGTTGTGAAATCACTCCTACAGTATGTGATGGTTTATTCAGTATATCCCCAGAAGTTTGTAGTGTAAACCTGATTTGAAAGTTGCTCTATATTCCCTAGTGATTTAATCACACATAGATAAAATGTCAACGTTGCTGGTAATTAGCATTACAAGGACCCCTCTCCTGCCAAAATGACGAAAAACTTACAAGAAGCCTTGCTTATGATGTTCACTTTACTTCATTTATTTGAGATCTTCCTAGCTTTTATACCAAGAGATTGAAAACAGGTTAAACAAGTGGACTGTAACACATGTTTATCTCATGTTATTTGTATGCTCTTTTTAGCAGTGATTATTTCTACAGTACTTCACGGTGTGTTAAAACAAGGACCTATCATGATAGAAACAAATGTAATATTCCATGTATTTATGTGTGTAACCCAATCAGTCTTCATGCCAATCTTATACTTACCCCTTTTACCTTTTTACTTTTTGCTGAGTTGCAATCATATTCTTACTGTTaagccttgttttttttcttttaaagaaaaataagttCAAAATACATCTTGTCACTTTATTCACACATATGAAATGTTCATACCCCTGTCaagccttgttttttttcttctaaagaaaaataatagTTTTAGTAGATTTCTATCACATTATTTACTGAGAAGTCAGTAGTTGATTATATTTCAGCAATGAATAAACCTTAAGTGTAAtaatttgttttcctttcatttctgATTCAGAGTTACTCACTGCAATATCCAGGAAATGGTAAAAACTGCTAGTTATCGAACATGAGCGAGTTGTTTCTGTCAGGGCATGTAAAGTGCATTTATGACTTGATGTGAAAGTCAAGGATGACGTTCACATCAATCTTTGGATTAAGTGGTTATCAGGATGTAGGTACACCAGTAAAGCTCATTGAAGTGCTTAGACTAATGTTATCAGCCAAGTTCCTCCAGGATGAAGAATGATTTTTACTGATCAAAGCTTGAACATATGACTGTtgtggggagaaaaaaacaaaaacaaaactcactTCTGGCtccacaagatggcagtaagCAACTCATTTATGGTGTGCTGTGGGCCTGGTGGGGATGAGTGTGGCAGTCACATGGATTTTACAGCGATAGGGGGGTGGACTGGAGACGCTGGTGCTGTGTGGCTGTCTGCTGTTTAGCTCCagattaatgaaacaaagtaaaaaaaaaaaaaaaaagattgttgtAGCGACCGGATTCATTAACCCATAGTTAATTTAAAACCACCTTTCCCCTCTGGAAATTAATGTGGTTTATAAgcagatttctgtgcatttaatTTTGCATGAGTTGTCtgcagatatatattttttaatttaagaacTCTTTAAGTGTTGTGAGTTTTAATTCATGCTGATGATCTGGCTTGCTTGCAGACACAAAATATGATGATTCATCCACtctgatatttttttatgtgGGGGTGACACGTGGTTATAATCTTGGGAGAACACAGCTGGACAACACTGGAGTCTGATAGGTTAATTCGGaaaaataatcattaaaaaaaagggacTCTCGGGACAGGGCTGAACACAGggctccctcctcctcctccagtgcTCCTGCCTCCAGTTGCattcacttatttattttcagGGCATATTGTTCAAATGCAATTACTCAATGCGTCTTTTGTATGCTGTCTTGTCTGTAATCTATTTACGTCAACTTCTGCATGTCTAActctggaggaaaaaaaatcaaaggggGTGAATTCCTGCTGCACGCATTGTTTTGCATGTGCTTTTCAACTTGTACAGTAGACAAGACAACCCTCGcgctttttttgtatttcgaGCTGCTCGGTCTCACGCGGCAGTAGCATGCACCGGGAGGGAATCCGAGCGGGCGGGCTTGTCCGACCTATTTCTGCCCAATCGGCTCCGGCGCAAGGGCGGAGCAGCAGCTCTCCGCGGGCCTATCAGTGCCCGAGCTGTGAGCAGACGGGCCTCGTCTCCGCGTGCCTCATACACGTGAGCCTGAGCTGCTATTGTACGCCGGCAGGCAACGTGCAGAAGCGTTCCTCTCGCCTGAAAAAACGGCGCACTCACGTTTTCCGTGGATTACAAGGAAGCTGGAAAAGTCATGCAGCAGTGCCTGAATATTAGAGAAAGCCAAATTATGCTCCAACGGAGAGCGCGAGCCTAAGCGCCATTAACCCCCAGCTTACAGCACAGTTAGCTGTTTCTCATGGTTTCTTTCCCATCACCATGGTGACGCTGAGACTAATTTACATATTTCCTGCTTcttgtttgatttttattttattttttttaaataattgtgGTTGTACCTGTCGGGAAAAACAACACAACCTGCTGCTCCCCTCGAGGTGTGGCACGAGGGGTAGGTGTGTCCTCATAAATAATTTAGGCGAAAATTGAGAGATCGGTTAAAGCCGGGCCCCGCCCCTCTCTCGAGGTGTGACGTCACGTGAACTGCCCGTGTCCATTCCagctgagagaaagagagagaaacgggaggaggaggaggacgtcGCACGGCCCAAACACAGACCCGAGCCCGTGCGCCCGTGACTGGATCCAccggatgaaaaaaaaaaagtacagacagaaagaggaaacgACCCCCTCCAGCCTCTCCAACCACCCCCTCCCCACCGAGGGACAGCAGAGCGCGACAGCAGAGAAGCAGCAATACAACTTGTCATCTGACCACGTACAGCTCGCGTcgctggctgttttttttttaatgctcctCTTTCTCCACGACAGTTTTGTTTTGACGGAGGAAGTCTCTCTCTGCGATCTTCTTTCATTATtataagtatttctttttaaattaccGCACCACTAACTCGGGATATCGCTCTTCAAGTTTTTACTGTAATATTTTTTCCTTGTGCGTGCAAAGTGTGTGTGCGGGATTTTCACGCCTTTGCAGTTTTATTATGGACAGTATTCCTAATCAGATGGTCTGACTGTCCCTCCCACACTGTTCTCCGAGAATAACAGC is a window encoding:
- the si:dkeyp-69b9.6 gene encoding uncharacterized protein si:dkeyp-69b9.6 isoform X2 codes for the protein MFQFGKYNLDIIEMLSGHQAHQFKGLGLDRQLQHQQQVQLHQHQLQQQQQQQAESPGALLSGLGLGPLQGSRGNAFSDSASIFAKMSAPPPPPLQQQPSSSQSSRSKSSKMSSSSSSHSSGYPQFLRSFHPSEAALAQEQLHPGVGRFEHFAGGSSSSGSAGGLGGLVTSAPPPPPPLHPGLSVPQASPGPSSSSPSPSTSVATSNNPSSSSAVSSLGHQLVGAQSDARSLHQQFSCMLAANQYFLSGVPANASLEQFLVQQGTHNHLGIGLSQTGGEPSTSLAPPPALHSSHTHGHSTPQPQQTPQQPPQQQQLPPHTLSHPHSHSHPHHPLHPGSQPSSLGGFDFQGIPVLSSNQIASLMQQEAGLPLPLPLHLSLSKDDGKGESSGGGSSNSSSSSSRRKKAMAGYLPQRKSDNSSSSSNHGHSSHSGNPSTSSNGGLNHGQPPALIGSGVGMSNMGGEPSSLLASSSSSSSVVSSSSSSAPSSTAASVLVTNDSHLSKSDNQSSMQPNTTESDTEPVYSCGECGKSFPQLSSLRRHMRMHEPTAAGTSNTATTGPNPVHIKTQSDPSLPHSTQEPPQPSSNSCSSPDKIFHCPDCGKGFKKKGHLLQHGVIHSSARPYGCSTCSRAFNRRESLTRHEKIHEEKPFRCPACGRAFRESTSLLNHAASGTCGKPGYHDDHRSQGNPSPCYSGASPCGSGMAGPALRKAPLAPTLHPHSQTHNQHHHPQQQPHLPLSSLLDDSEDDVTSSVNNAISAITAASNSGNRGDDRGDIIGGLLGGLGLGPLGSPSSTSGMDKNFRGGGSQEAMSSNPQNPTAKPKRPRKPRAKKDPAAGGQPPKRRQYTPRMGPSGLPRTHLCSVCGKGFARRETLRRHDRIHTGEKPHHCTVCGKYFREAFHLSKHQTVHSGAKNYKCSICGKEFGYSQSLRRHSKLHQKGEMEEVPTTPAPENLNSFNPNPQCSVAQDRSQNQAPSTSSYYPYSQDVKPQDTNPQPQPPPPPQPQPPPPPRLYTCAICWKSFRHHFHLTAHHQTVHEGGGEKLFCCEVCGKAFAYSNSLTRHRQSQHGMTRPEQSNPQEGNSGSGDNRGGSDVNQSTSESEAATNALLQMAPSNEGHGGQSLSVVTHSHQQAPPQPPVGYSPLFYDAAATQSSASAAPAYSQPLPPNSTVMPPQHPHSPAGVKGEHIYPAGSRSRTLHTTAPFQPLTELPSTEHHHLHHHHHHSHHHPHHQSGTQPHQTLDCDVQSSHDDMRRHKKKKKKSNRRDWKGNKWESQDLVRFDGIKRKRKISCTIRGQLNKKQGSLRLTIRRGGGSGGGGYKLVNTGGMKVQILSSLKVPVKRFGCPICPNSVFSRKAGLLVHMAVKHPQKALSTQERLRCSVCGKQSHRPLAVFIHRASHRARGTFSCRRCSARFWNATLLHRHKVSCRRRAKGLQRGDAKRLKLSKRPGERQTREGHEEMPFLQGPYRY
- the si:dkeyp-69b9.6 gene encoding uncharacterized protein si:dkeyp-69b9.6 isoform X1, giving the protein MFQFGKYNLDIIEMLSGHQAHQFKGLGLDRQLQHQQQVQLHQHQLQQQQQQQAESPGALLSGLGLGPLQGSRGNAFSDSASIFAKMSAPPPPPLQQQPSSSQSSRSKSSKMSSSSSSHSSGYPQFLRSFHPSEAALAQEQLHPGVGRFEHFAGGSSSSGSAGGLGGLVTSAPPPPPPLHPGLSVPQASPGPSSSSPSPSTSVATSNNPSSSSAVSSLGHQLVGAQSDARSLHQQFSCMLAANQYFLSGVPANASLEQFLVQQGTHNHLGIGLSQTGGEPSTSLAPPPALHSSHTHGHSTPQPQQTPQQPPQQQQLPPHTLSHPHSHSHPHHPLHPGSQPSSLGGFDFQGIPVLSSNQIASLMQQEAGLPLPLPLHLSLSKDDGKGESSGGGSSNSSSSSSRRKKAMAGYLPQRKSDNSSSSSNHGHSSHSGNPSTSSNGGLNHGQPPALIGSGVGMSNMGGEPSSLLASSSSSSSVVSSSSSSAPSSTAASVLVTNDSHLSKSDNQSSMQPNTTESDTEPVYSCGECGKSFPQLSSLRRHMRMHEPTAAGTSNTATTGPNPVHIKTQSDPSLPHSTQEPPQPSSNSCSSPDKIFHCPDCGKGFKKKGHLLQHGVIHSSARPYGCSTCSRAFNRRESLTRHEKIHEEKPFRCPACGRAFRESTSLLNHAASGTCGKPGRGPKQRGSKTGTDGEDRVEGGGGGGNGGGGTYQSNRGVIYGKTEEEDGVIIVREGEPKSGLGCDGLFHSGRGGNSNDRDRADGKYPTDYSRNRYTGYHDDHRSQGNPSPCYSGASPCGSGMAGPALRKAPLAPTLHPHSQTHNQHHHPQQQPHLPLSSLLDDSEDDVTSSVNNAISAITAASNSGNRGDDRGDIIGGLLGGLGLGPLGSPSSTSGMDKNFRGGGSQEAMSSNPQNPTAKPKRPRKPRAKKDPAAGGQPPKRRQYTPRMGPSGLPRTHLCSVCGKGFARRETLRRHDRIHTGEKPHHCTVCGKYFREAFHLSKHQTVHSGAKNYKCSICGKEFGYSQSLRRHSKLHQKGEMEEVPTTPAPENLNSFNPNPQCSVAQDRSQNQAPSTSSYYPYSQDVKPQDTNPQPQPPPPPQPQPPPPPRLYTCAICWKSFRHHFHLTAHHQTVHEGGGEKLFCCEVCGKAFAYSNSLTRHRQSQHGMTRPEQSNPQEGNSGSGDNRGGSDVNQSTSESEAATNALLQMAPSNEGHGGQSLSVVTHSHQQAPPQPPVGYSPLFYDAAATQSSASAAPAYSQPLPPNSTVMPPQHPHSPAGVKGEHIYPAGSRSRTLHTTAPFQPLTELPSTEHHHLHHHHHHSHHHPHHQSGTQPHQTLDCDVQSSHDDMRRHKKKKKKSNRRDWKGNKWESQDLVRFDGIKRKRKISCTIRGQLNKKQGSLRLTIRRGGGSGGGGYKLVNTGGMKVQILSSLKVPVKRFGCPICPNSVFSRKAGLLVHMAVKHPQKALSTQERLRCSVCGKQSHRPLAVFIHRASHRARGTFSCRRCSARFWNATLLHRHKVSCRRRAKGLQRGDAKRLKLSKRPGERQTREGHEEMPFLQGPYRY